The Fusarium verticillioides 7600 chromosome 8, whole genome shotgun sequence genomic interval GTCCCTCATACCTCTTCAACATACAACATCCAAGAATGGAAGCTCGCTCTCTAACAGCACTAAATAACCTCGCGGGCAATCCGCCTCAATATCCTATCAACCCAGCGCAGGAGAAACAAGACCCTCTAACGCTCTATATCTCGAGAGTACCGGGCACTCGAGGTAAGACAACACCCCTCAACCCCACCGGGTCTGACACTAACACCGCCTCTGAACACAGATGTCATTCTATCACCTTTCAAACCACAACTAAAAAATGTTACCGCCGAGGATGTCGCCAGCTGTCTCTACTATGTTCACTTCGAAGCGCCGTCACTAGAACCTGTCGGGCCACCACGAGATGACGAGCACCGATCTTCAAGCGATGAGAGCTCGTCGATACGGAATATTAAGAGGAAGCCTTTGCCTGGTAGCGCAAGGCCATTGACGCCTCCTTCGACCGATCATCTGCCTGTACCTGGCTACGGAAACGAATACCAAGACCCTACGAGAAGACGGGGTCTTTCAGTCAATTCGACCTTTGATCCTCGACAAACGTCAGCACGGCGTGATAAtgagcaagaggaagaaagcCCAGTTCTGCCACCTCGACCGAAGAATGTCCCCAGAATCCAAACTCCGGAACCTGCTGTAGCCCGGAAACCACTTGGGCCTCGAATGACATCGAACAATGCCTCAGCACTAGGCGACCATCCTCTCCCACCCCTTCCACCTCCCAACCAGGGAGGTCCCGACTTCGATAGAATGCGTGCGACGAGTCGCCCGCCCCTACCGAGTCGAAACACCGAAAACCGCTCTCCCTCACCTCGAAAAAGCTATGAAGGAAAGCAGCCTTTTACATTAGCTCTAATCCGTCGTGATCCCAGCACAGGAAATCAGTGGAACGTTGGACATATTTCGTCTTTCCAGTCTGAAGCACCACCACCTGATCAGGACGATGCGAACCCACTGTTCGCCTCCGTGCCGCCCGTTGCGCAACCGCCAACTTCCGGGAACCCACCCATAAACGTTCAAATTGAAACTCTTGGTTATGGAAAGTTCCGTGGTATGCCTGCGCGACGGAGTTTCGATGCGGGCCCAGGCTCAGATATGGCCCAGCCACGGGACGGTGGTGTCGTGCTGCAGAGACAAGTTGCAATGGCTTATGGGAAAAGCTGGGCGTCGAATTGGCGAGAGAAACTGCAAGACGGTGCTGGAAAGGGGCATGGGCGGCAGGGTAGTGTTGGATCGATCGAATCAACCGAGGGCTCATCCCCTGTTGAGCCTGCGATCTCAATGCATCCGGGTCCGGGCCTGAGACCTCGGGGGTACATCTTTACCAGCCCCTGGAACGGAAGATGTGAATTCCGTACAGGAGCTGCTGGTCGAAGCTTGCGCTGCTATCACATTCTGCACGATGATAGACCAAGCAATCCTCTGGCTGAGTTCAGTCAGGGGCAAATTCaaggtggtggtggcggcATGCCAATGAGTGAACTCCGATTCAATCTTCCTACAGCAGAACTATTCAAGTCTGCTGAAGGCCGTGAGGAAGTCAAGACTCAGCTCCAAGGACATTTCAACAAGTTACTCCGCCGCGACGAACGAGGCGATGGTTACGATAACGACGGCATGGTTTCGCCGTTCGATATCAATCTTGGAAAGGAGAAAGCCGGCGGTGGCAACCGAGGAAAGAGggccaagcttggcaaactcatcatctATCCTGATGGACTTAAGATGCTTGATCTACTGGTATCTGCAAACATGGGCCTTTGGTGGCAAGCTTGGGAGAAGAGTTTTTAGGAAACTCGTGACCATCTAAACCAATTTTTGAGATACCTACATGATTTCTGGAGTTTTTGTTTTCATTTTTGTAAAGCTGATGGTTTGCATATTGGCTATTTACGTAGAGGGAGTTGCCGCTAGGATTAAGACGACGTAATGATCATATGGAAACGGCTGAGATACCAAAACATAGCAATTGGATGATATATAGATAAACTGGTCTTTATTACATCAATGTTTCTTATTAATATGCGATCATAATTGGCTCATGATgttgagtgatgatgaagttcaATTGACGTTGATCACGTGAGATGTCACGAGAGTTGCTCCAGCCAATCAACAGCCTAGAGTTGTAATCCCGCTGAGCAACTTTCGTAGCCGAACACATCCATCACGTCAAATCCTCGCCTCCCGCCCAGCCCGTCCGCCTCAATTGACCCCGGGACGTCAAGTCAATTGACACTCCTTCGAATTTCCCTTCCTCCTcgaacatcctcctcgacacAATGGCCCACGCACTCATCGCGCGACGCCAGCTCGCCTCCGCTGCCACCAGCAGAGCTAGCATCCTCGGCCTGGTCCAACAGCGAAGCTACGCGACACCCCATGGACCTCCTCCTGCCAACTTCCGAACGAGCAAGCCCGTGCAGTGGACCTGGGACAGGGAAAGCACCCTCGATCGCATGGGAAAGTTTTTCCTCATGACAGAGATGGCGAGGGGCATGTATGTTCTGCTTGAGCAGTTCTTCCGACCACCGTATGTTATAAAGAACTTGGATCCTGAGGGAGGAGAATTGGACTGATGAGAGATTAGTTATACAATTTACTACCCCTTCGAGAAGGTATACGACATGGAACGAAGCTACATACGCAAATAACTGACCCAGTTAGGGCCCTATTTCCCCTCGATTCCGTGGCGAGCACGCCCTTCGACGATACCCCTCCGGTGAAGAACGATGCATTGCTTGCAAGCTTTGCGAGGCTGTACGACACCATATCTCTCAAGTAGCAGCTAGATTGCTGACATCAATGAACAGATCTGCCCTGCCCAGGCCATTACCatcgaggctgaggagcgaGCTGACGGATCCCGCCGAACAACCAAGTACGATATCGACATGACCAAGTGCATTTACTGCGGTTTCTGCCAGGAGTCCTGCCCCGTCGACGCTATCGTCGAGTCACCCAACGCCGAGTACGCCACTGAGACCcgagaagagcttctttACAACAAGGGTGCGTTTCCTACCACGTCTACAACCTGTCCTGGTCGATGTTCCGAGATTATACTAACAGTCCAAcagagaagcttctctccAACGGCGACAAATGGGAGCCTGAGCTTGCAGCTGCTATTCGCGCCGACTCACCATACCGATAAACGATACGAAAAAGgaaagggagaagaggaaagcaTGGTTTTTATgttggtttgtttgttgcCTCAGGTCGTTTGGAACGTCGCTATTGTAGGAACAGGATTATTTTTTGGTGGAAAGGCGGCACAGGATACGATGAGGCTTCAGACAGAAGGAATGGGTGGGTGTACATAATCTAGATGTCCAAAAATGCCCCTTTGTCACTCAATTGGTTGGTTCGTGTGAAGCTGACGATGGAAGAAGTCATGGTCAAGAGGAGCAGTGTACAATCTGGGCATAGTGGTGAGGTCAGTTCTTTGGTGTTCTGATCACTAACGGGAGTTTCAGCACGTCAACATCATAATCATGATTCATTCAACTAATTATATACGATGAAATGCTCAGTCTAGGCTTATTTGGGAGCTGGGTATGCGCACTTCTTAACCTCAGGCTTGGTCTCAGCAGCTGCGAGAGCAACCTCAGTCAAACCAGAAGCGACCTGCTTCATCCACATATGGTACTGCTTCTCGCTGGGATAGAAAGGACAAGCCGCCGAGCCACTCTCCTCGCCAAACTCAATAGTGTAGCTCTGCAGCTTGCTCTTACCGCAAGCCTTGCCGTAGAATCGGCCGAGGGCGTAGTCAGTGCTGGCTCCGGAAGTAGGATACAGACCAACAGCCTCCTGCACGACGTACTTTGTGGTACCGGCGCTCTCCATGGACTTCTTCATGCTGTTGCcgaccttcttctggacGTTGATGTCCTTGGAGGTGATATACTCCTTGTACTTAGTCTTGGGGGTCTCAGCGTCGCCGAGAACACCACGACGTCCGTCAAACTTCTTGTTCGCGAAACTCTCCTTGGGGTCCTTGGTCTgcgcatcatcatcaccccaTGCGTAAAGAATATCACCGCCGAAAGAGTGCAGATCGACAAACCAGCTCAGGCTCTTGTACTTGTCCATGACCCAGACGacgttcttggtctcgggcTCTGACTCGGGGCCAGTACCGTGGAAGACCTCACTGGTAGGATCCTCAGAGGCAACGGAGCTCAGATCAATACCAGAGTTGAACGCCTTCTTGTAgttgaacaagaagtcgTAGTTGCGGTTGATGTCGATACCAACCGCATCAGGGTTGCCCTTTGAGCTCTTGGGGTTACGGTTCTTGCGCCAGCATGAGTTGGTGGATTGGTCGTACTTGACACCAtcggggttgatgatggggaggaCGACGATAccgccatcaacagccttgcGGACTTGGGCAGCAGTGAAAGTAGTCTTGCCATATTTAAGACCCTTACCCGCCTTACGAGCGTGCAGAAGGTCAGAGAGCCAGTAGACTACGTGATCGGGACCACCACGCTCACGCGCATGGGCACCGCTaatgatgaagaacttgggaTTCTTTCCAATCTTTGCACCAAGGGTCTTTACACCCTCATAGGTCTTGTAGGGAGGACGAATGAGTTCAACCTCCTTGAAGTTCTTagcaagaccctcaagagcGGAAGAAACCTCAGCGGGAGTGAGAATGGACTTGAGGTTGCGGTCTGAAGTAGAAAGGCCTTTGGGGACGATAGTGCCCTTCTTGAAGCGATCACCCGTTCCGATGGGGAAATCGGGTTCCGGGCGGGTGGCTTGTCTAGCGGCGAGAACTGCAGCGCGCTCTGAGTGGGGGACTGAGTCGGAGGGGATAAGACAGGCAGAAGCCGAAAGAGCGTAGGCTAGGAGTTGAAGCTTCATGATTGGAACCCGATGTAAAGAAATACCAGTAAAGGGATGAGGAGTGAGGAAGTCACAATAAGGGGAGAAGAGGGTTATATTTAAGCTTAAGCTTAAGACAATTGATCAACGAGACATTGGATCTCCTGTACGACGTTGGAATTCTTGGCCCTGTGAATCAACTGGATTCCAGTGGCTCTCCTTCCTATCTCAGCCAGCTTCCCGTAAACAAAGTCCCCTGGGGGCACGGGCAGACTGTTTGTGGTAGGTGAAGCGATAGATAACATGCAGCAAGGGGCCATGATTGGATGAGTACAGGGAACGTTTGTAGACGATCTTTTGGTGATTGCAATCTGACCTGGGGAACATAGACAAGGGACATTCATGCTGTGTCGGTAGTTGGTGCTTATTGGGGGAATTAGAAGCTTGGCCGTGGAATGGAGAGATGAAGGTTCAGGGTAGGGGATGTAAGACGGCTTGTCTGGCGGTATAGGCTTATCTGTATAACATGGGGAAAGCAGTTACTAAGACTAAAGTTATCTTTAATCTATCAAGCATTAAAGCTTCGAATTACCATTTCGATTTGTCAATTGACAGATGAGAATGGGTGAACTTGTTAATACATTTGTTTAACTTCATTGCTCATGTCGATTGTTTCCCCATATCGGAAGAGACCAATGGGGACAAGCTCGATTATGCTGACTAGACTACAACCAGCTTTCCAATCAATAAACACCATAAACCTTATGAGAACATCTTGCAAATTGACTTTCACCTCAATTATACTTTCTCGTAAATCCTCATTGAACTGAAATCTTCAATGCTTTTCCcttcctcagcctcgtcacCCAATCACACGTCCCCTTAGCTGACGTATACCGGAGCGCTCCCCCGGCATAGTCACGTGACTCGTCCCAAACCGAGCTTAGCTTAGCTTTCTCCATCGGAACAGACCAGTCAACCCGGGCAGCAACGAGAAATTtatcatcaccttcaacctcatcatccaaACTCCACCACCGCCCACCGACGTCAATTGACcctttcctcctcgacaaccgggaaaagagaaaacacAGCAAAAATGTTCCGATCAGCAGTCCTCCGATCCGTCCGCGTCGCCGCCCGTCCCGCCATGCGCTCATTCGCCGTGGCGCCCCGCGTCGCTACCGCCGCTGTCCCCAAGATCCAGAGCTTCCAGGCCGTGCGGTTCTACAGCGCTGGCGGTGcgctcaacaaggaggaggtCGAGGGTCGAATtatgagcttgttgaagggTTTCGACAAGGTGAGAAATCATCTCCGAGATGGCAATGGATTCACCGAGGGAATCCGCCTCCAAATTGCCGATCTGATAAACCAGTAGCTAACGATAGTCTCAGGTTAACGATGTCTCCAACGTACGTCTCGATAATCAGCACATTTGAATGTTTCTCTAACCATCCGCAGATCGGTACCAGCGCTCACTTCGCCAACGACCTCGGTCTTGACTCTCTCGACACCGTTGAGGTCGTCATGGCCATTGAGGAGGAATTCAGCATTGAGATCCCCGACAAGGACGCCGACTCCATCCACTCCGGTATATCTAGCCTTCCCCCCTCTTGAGCTCCAAAATACCGTACTAACAACTTTCCAGTCCAACAGGCTGTCGAGTACATCCTGAACCAGCCCGACGCCAACTAAACGTATATCTCCCAAACCACCAcccctctttcttcctcctcattgTACAATTACCACTCTCATGACCACCGGAATCCTTCCTCGGCAGGATTTAAAAGACGCCGATAAAAAGCCAGCGGGGGACAgtgaaggtggtggtggtggtggaagaaAAGATATAAAAACGCAATATAACGCATCAAGTTATTTTTTAATCTCGGCGCACCATGAGACGGTTCATTGTTTTCCAGACGGTCGTGGAGGAGAGAGCCACAGGAGgagagatgaggagacgTTTGAATGAAAGACCTGACGAGTGTTCGGCTTGAAGTGTATGCTTGACGACCTTCTTCACTGCTCAAAGGAATGCCACGATTGGCAGATCCCTGGTTTTCATACTGTGAAGCAGTGAATAGGGCGAATGGGATGCATTGAGTTCACTGAGTTGACGAAGGGTAGATGGTGGAATCTCTACTCTGTGGCTTTGTATAGTGTATAGAAACGCCCAATTTCTCTACGTACATCCTGTGACTGCTCCCTGTAGAGCTCACATAGCCGCTATTCCCGATATCCCCATCTCCACCTGGGAGCATGACTAGTACGCAGGCCTCAGTATCACGTAGACAGCCAAAGATCTGCCGAGAATCAACATTACATCACCGCAGATGGCTGGGTACTAAGTAAATCCAGTGCCAACAGGCCCGGTGAACACGCAATGTCCATTATGCATCCTCCCATACATGCAGCTATTTTCATACATGATTTGCCTCGATATATCTAACGAGGTCTTAACCCCTATTTGAAGTTGTTTTTGTAGATCCGAACCTCcccaaaacaccatgccCAATAGGAAGATACCAAGCAGCGAGACCCAATTGTGCATCGAGCATACAAGTCAGTCGGCTTTGCTTGTTACCCTCATCAAGCCTAAAAACTGAGTGGGCAGAAAAGAGATTCCATCTGCCTTCCAAAGCagttcatgatatgataGCGATTATCAAGCAATATATGAAAACAGAAAATGTCAAAACTCCTGGCCGTGTATCCTATATCCTttttgatcttggccatAATAAATTGCCATGCATCCTCATATTTTTCTTTCGTCCGTTCCCCTCAAGCGTAAGCTTGTTGGCGAAATGCAGTATGTCGTAGCGACTGTGGTGTTGTCCGCTCAAGATCATGGCTCATCAACTCGTCacctcctttttttttttttgtctaAGCTACCAACTCCGACGCTTGGCTGATAAAACTGAAACCAGTTGTTCAAAGACGCTATCCTCCGCCTTCAGCCTGGTCGTTTATCGGCCGCTGACAGGAACTCCCTTGGTTCCATTGGTGGAAGGCTTGCCGGCGACTGCACCCGCATAGCTGCTCCAGACATTGGCCAAGCCAGCTGATGTCCTCTTAGGTGACTTGATAGAAGGCTCACCGTCTTCCTCCATGCCCTCCATGTGGAAcatctcgtcgtcttcgttgATCGGGGTAGTGAATCGGCCATTCATAGATGAGCTGATGCTACCGCTCGACACATGACGTTCCATGCCACCTCGCTCGCGTTCCTTGCCAATAGGACTAATCGGGCTAATGGCACTAGCGGTAGCACCAGCTCGAGCGGCCGCGGGGTGGAGAAGAGGACTAGAATTGCCTGCAGTATCATCAAGGCGGCTTCGCTGAAGTTGCTGAGAAAGCATGGACATGCCGTCACTGCCTGATCGCAAAGAAGACGGACGGACGAATCCGTTCGTGCCTCCCATCTCCTGTGAAAGAACAGAGTTCCGGAGTGGGCTTCCGACGTGACCAAAAGCAGAGGCAcctcgaagagatcgagatgtttcctcctcttccttctgtcGCTGGAACATAGGACCCCATCGGCTAGGGCTGGTTCCGATGGGACTGCCGTACTTGCTCAAGCCCTCGACATCGCTGTCAGCTCGCATAGAGCCACGGCGAGCCTTTTCGACTGGAGTCAAGAGGTCTTGAAGGTTTTCGGGTACATAGTTCTCGGGGAGAttgtcgtcatcgtcaccaaAAGCAAAACCAGGCTCCCAGTCTCTGTCAACAGACGTCTTAGGCATGCTGGAACTGAGCATCCGGGGCTTGGTAAAGCGGGACGAGTGCATAGCTCGTCTGCCAAAATACTCTTCCCCGTTGGCTTGATGAGAGTTAGGAGGACTTCTATCCAGAGGGGCCAAGAGGTGTTCCGACGAACCAAATGCTGAAGTGTGTAAAAGCTTGAGTGTCTCCGATGTACGCGAGTCCTTAGCATTGCTGAGTGAAGGCGTTGGCGATTCGATGCCAAATTGGTTGGGAACAGACGATGGCCATGGACCAGCGGGGAAGCGAGCAGCGTTGGAGATGCCATTGGAATCGAAAGATGCGGGGAGAGGAGCGTCTAGGACAGAGAGacccttgttgttgatagGAGAAAGTCCCATGCCGAAGCGCAAGGACTCTTCGTCTCGGGGAGAACCGTAGTTGGATCCAGTATAGGACATATCGATGGTTGGGAGACCATTCTCAAGACTGGGCTGTCGACCGAGAGtatgttgatcttgttcatcGTAAGGATACGCCGAAGTGTATGCTGGAACGTCAGCGCGGTAGAGGGAGGTAGTAAGGGCGCTGGTGGAGGATTGATTGTTGCTTGCGGAGGTGGGGTTAGATCGACCCGCGAGGGCGGAAGTATTGCCTATCGTGACACCATTCTTTCCGTAGTTGATGCGTCGACCGTCGGGGAGGATATGGATATTTGCGCATTTCGGACCAAACTTGCAGTTTCCCTGTAATTGAAAAACGATCGTCAGTGCTGCTGTGGATTGGAGACGTTGCGACGTGGTGAGGGGCGGATGCGGCTGGTAGCGGGCGATGGATCATGATATGGCGCACTCACCTTTGCAAAGTATTTGCAGACGTTCTCAGCAGCGTTGCTCAGATCATGACTGAAAGGACAGGCATTACCAGCCTGACAAGCACCTTGACGAAAGAACTTGCAAGGAACGTGGGACGTATCTATAATTCAGTCGTGTCAGTAGGAACGACATTTGGTATTCAAGGTTTGGCGGGGGTCGTGTGCAACATGCAACAACCACgcagcaaagcaaagcaaagcaacagTGGATGAACAGAACGTACTCGGGGGACTTCGGGGTCCATCGAAGCGGGGAGTATTTGCCATAGCGCTCGCCTGAGAGTGTGAACCACCGTTAGCAACGCTGAGGCTACCGCTCCTGGCGTGGCGGTATTCAGGCATGATGCTTTTGTGTTGGAGGGCTGATGGGTTGAAGCAATTCGCGATGGAGGGCGAAATCGGGGGGCGGGCCGAAGTCCAAGGTTCGAAAGAAGGGAAGGTGGAGGAAGGATAAAAAGAAAGTGGAGGGAGTTTAGAAGAATACGAGTTGGACACCGGGAAGTCCAAGAGGAGAGTGCTATAATGGTAGCGAGTTGAATGAAGTCCAGCGGCGGAGAGGGCGGCAAACGATGGGCCGTAGTGGGTGAAAGCGGGCGAGAGTGGCCGAAGTGGGCGTTACTTTAGGCGTCGCAGTGTAAAGTTAGGCGTAGCAAGGTAACTTAAGGTAAACTTCGTGGGTAAAAGAACCTGGAAGACCTGACGCGATTGATGCAATGCGAGTGATGGGGAAATGGTGGGGGCGTTACAATGTTCCTGTCCTGTCTCTTCtgttctgtctgtctgtgcctCTGCGAGTCTGGGAAtggcct includes:
- a CDS encoding NADH-ubiquinone oxidoreductase 23 kDa subunit, mitochondrial codes for the protein MAHALIARRQLASAATSRASILGLVQQRSYATPHGPPPANFRTSKPVQWTWDRESTLDRMGKFFLMTEMARGMYVLLEQFFRPPYTIYYPFEKGPISPRFRGEHALRRYPSGEERCIACKLCEAICPAQAITIEAEERADGSRRTTKYDIDMTKCIYCGFCQESCPVDAIVESPNAEYATETREELLYNKEKLLSNGDKWEPELAAAIRADSPYR
- a CDS encoding NADH dehydrogenase (ubiquinone) 1 alpha/beta subcomplex 1, with the translated sequence MFRSAVLRSVRVAARPAMRSFAVAPRVATAAVPKIQSFQAVRFYSAGGALNKEEVEGRIMSLLKGFDKVNDVSNIGTSAHFANDLGLDSLDTVEVVMAIEEEFSIEIPDKDADSIHSVQQAVEYILNQPDAN